The following proteins come from a genomic window of Candidatus Methylomirabilis sp.:
- a CDS encoding AbrB/MazE/SpoVT family DNA-binding domain-containing protein produces MAVVKVWGRGQLTIPASLRKELLVDEETVLNVVKVGDALILTPKKLVGDTLAKKAQKAMEKAGLSLEDLLKDLEKQRERYNRERYGA; encoded by the coding sequence ATGGCTGTGGTCAAGGTGTGGGGGCGTGGGCAACTGACGATACCTGCCTCTCTGCGAAAGGAACTGCTTGTGGACGAGGAGACTGTGCTGAACGTTGTCAAGGTAGGGGATGCGCTTATTCTGACGCCTAAGAAGCTCGTGGGAGATACGCTGGCCAAGAAGGCTCAAAAGGCAATGGAGAAGGCTGGGCTGAGCCTGGAAGATCTCTTGAAAGATCTGGAGAAACAGCGCGAACGGTACAATCGGGAACGCTATGGAGCCTAA
- a CDS encoding PIN domain-containing protein: MEPKRRKVFLDTSALIAGIVSPTGAAREVLRLCEAGVVELLVSRQVLTEADRNLSAKLPALILDYRHLMHRMSPTLVEDPTHREVAQARRVIHHKDAPLLAAAISAEVDYLITWNTKHFHTSPVMRAVHFRIATPGEFLEEFRGWLSSKV; this comes from the coding sequence ATGGAGCCTAAGCGGCGGAAGGTGTTCCTCGATACGAGCGCCCTGATTGCGGGGATCGTTTCTCCGACTGGCGCGGCACGCGAGGTGTTACGACTGTGTGAGGCTGGGGTGGTAGAACTCCTCGTATCGAGACAGGTCCTGACTGAGGCAGACCGGAATCTTTCAGCAAAACTGCCCGCTTTGATCCTCGACTACCGCCACCTGATGCACCGGATGTCACCGACGCTGGTGGAGGATCCTACCCACAGGGAGGTGGCACAGGCCCGGCGAGTCATCCATCATAAGGATGCGCCGCTCCTGGCCGCGGCGATTAGCGCAGAGGTGGATTATTTGATCACATGGAACACCAAACATTTTCACACATCACCGGTCATGCGGGCGGTTCATTTTCGAATCGCGACGCCTGGTGAGTTCTTGGAAGAATTTCGAGGGTGGCTCTCCTCCAAGGTGTAG
- a CDS encoding proprotein convertase P-domain-containing protein, giving the protein MIEAFDVPLVNGTAVLGDTAGGNGNGVIDPGETIVLTVPVSNNFTCIGLTSVAGALSTTTTGVTITQASSSYGNLSAGAAANGTAYQFTVAQSVPCGTLITFTLNISSAEGASSARTITLRVGQAVTATTYTYTGSPVSIPDNNPTGAIATLTVPGSLVIGDINLNLTNITHTWIGDLVVQLIAPDGTNITMINRPPNGTGSNGNDNFTNTVLDDEATNSIQSQTGSVTNASFRPANPLSGFANKAGNGTWTLKIIDAASVDTGTITAWSLTIAPITCTVSQTVTLTVTVRGSANGTVTGSGMSCSTGSTCIANYTSGTPVTLTEAPGSGASFKSWGGACSGTATTCTVTMTASQSVTATFSQVFTDPTLTARSTPIKAVHVTELRSAINTLRAVNSLSAFSWTDPTLTVGTTPAKKVHMDELRQALNETGGPSPSSYETLVAQQTPIKASHISDLRNAVRALE; this is encoded by the coding sequence GTGATTGAGGCGTTTGACGTGCCGCTTGTCAACGGCACAGCGGTGCTCGGCGATACCGCCGGTGGAAACGGGAATGGGGTGATCGATCCTGGAGAAACTATTGTCTTGACTGTCCCAGTTTCTAACAACTTTACCTGCATCGGCCTGACCAGCGTCGCCGGGGCGCTATCCACGACCACAACGGGCGTCACAATTACTCAGGCCTCGAGTAGTTACGGCAACCTCAGTGCGGGTGCTGCAGCAAACGGCACGGCGTATCAGTTCACGGTAGCCCAGAGCGTCCCGTGTGGCACATTAATTACCTTCACCCTGAACATTTCATCGGCTGAAGGGGCCAGCTCTGCCCGTACGATAACCCTGAGAGTTGGACAAGCGGTTACGGCAACGACGTACACCTATACGGGATCGCCGGTCTCGATCCCGGACAATAACCCAACGGGTGCGATCGCCACGTTGACCGTTCCTGGATCACTCGTGATCGGTGACATCAATCTGAATCTCACCAATATCACACATACATGGATCGGGGACCTGGTGGTACAGTTGATCGCCCCTGATGGGACGAACATCACCATGATCAACCGGCCCCCGAATGGAACCGGAAGCAACGGTAATGACAACTTCACCAACACCGTCCTTGACGACGAAGCGACCAATTCGATTCAGTCCCAAACCGGCTCGGTAACCAACGCCAGTTTTAGACCGGCCAATCCGCTCTCCGGCTTCGCCAACAAGGCGGGCAACGGCACCTGGACATTGAAGATCATTGACGCAGCCTCCGTCGATACAGGGACCATTACCGCATGGTCTCTTACAATCGCACCCATTACCTGCACCGTCTCTCAGACGGTTACCCTGACAGTGACGGTCCGCGGTTCCGCCAATGGGACAGTGACGGGCTCTGGGATGAGCTGTTCGACAGGCTCCACCTGCATTGCGAACTATACAAGTGGCACCCCAGTTACCCTCACGGAAGCCCCCGGCTCCGGGGCGAGCTTCAAGTCGTGGGGGGGTGCGTGCAGTGGGACCGCCACGACCTGCACGGTGACGATGACCGCCAGTCAGTCCGTCACGGCGACCTTCTCGCAGGTCTTCACCGACCCCACCCTGACGGCGAGAAGCACTCCCATCAAGGCCGTCCACGTCACCGAGCTCCGTTCGGCCATCAACACCCTCCGGGCCGTCAACAGCCTGTCGGCCTTCTCCTGGACCGACCCGACGCTGACTGTCGGGACCACCCCGGCCAAGAAGGTCCACATGGACGAACTTCGGCAGGCGCTGAACGAGACCGGCGGACCATCCCCTTCCAGTTATGAAACCCTCGTGGCGCAGCAGACCCCCATCAAGGCGAGCCACATCAGCGACCTCCGAAACGCCGTCCGCGCCTTGGAGTGA